A genome region from Cutaneotrichosporon cavernicola HIS019 DNA, chromosome: 5 includes the following:
- a CDS encoding uncharacterized protein (ACT domain): MADVSITALHDPVSIVHVPVGAAAASSTKIYWTLDRAVADESEFCNLTSNRIEIALFAPSDLVEEEWGPCEEPGVAINGPWRVFEVASGDDGGGGGNYDSPHLRHVSAPLAEGGISILYQSSYFTDFLLVKSSDFERASAIFHGKGWNCDPILPPTRRRSVMVSPEMALAASINASVRTDSPADTPPLAEITVLASPLACIGLSADVEASLSARLRKLLVWPERSVLALERARGRKADDAADAFERRNRSKRAGNLNTWNRNKPSQAAEASARALSRPRPFISYTRTEDGTSILTEVRVLRAMLSVAERADIGATELEGSDSEWSDEDQIPTSSSEDGTASRGRSLPSQSGHSLRGRDVTEIPIFWATPPSTPNSARFPGIGSFTPIMRSASGSGAERSSRARLLELERQREREYDLELEEARQFRYARETSLSRLSSSSRSRLGTGHSRTRSDTVSLGVLQHRAIQGALGFMDPRIRRASEGGSREPWAPDPEPAPEDVVEEKSESEEEEEEEDTRASMMRCLQLDLRAVGGAYHLDKSGLVMRFSDQLHRGGVRMLYSSTTHTANILVEGRDVARAERALRPD; encoded by the exons ATCGCGCTCTTCGCACCGTCAGATCTAGTCGAGGAAGAATGGGGCCCGTGCGAGGAACCAGGTGTCGCCATCAACGGCCCGTGGCGCGTCTTCGAGGTCGCGTCGGGCGATgacggcggtggcggtggcaaTTATG ACTCGCCACATCTCCGTCACGTGTCTGCCCCGCTGGCGGAGGGAGGCATCTCGATCCTATACCAGAGCTCGTACTTTACCGACTTTTTGCTAGTCAAGAGCTCGGACTTTgagcgcgcgagcgcaatCTTCCACGGCAAAGGAT GGAACTGCGATCCCATTCTCCCACCAACCCGTCGCCGCTCGGTGATGGTCTCCCCCGAAATGGCCCTAGCCGCATCGATAAACGCCTCCGTTAGAACCGACTCTCCGGCCGACACGCCCCCCCTCGCCGAGATCACAGTCCTAGCCTCTCCACTCGCCTGCATCGGCCTCTCGGCGGACGTGGAGGCGTCGTTATCTGCCCGCCTCCGCAAGCTCCTAGTATGGCCCGAGCGGTCGGtgcttgccctcgagcgcgctCGTGGCAGAAAAGCCGACGACGCAGCCGACGCCTTTGAGCGCCGCAACCGATCTAAGCGCGCAGGTAACTTAAACACTTGGAATAGGAACAAACCGAGTCAGGCAGCGGAGGCGTCGGCCCGCGCCTTATCTCGGCCCAGGCCATTCATCTCATATACCCGCACCGAGGACGGGACATCCATCTTGACGGAAGTACGCGTCCTGCGTGCCATGTTGAGTGTGGCTGAGCGGGCGGATATCGGCGCAACAGAGCTAGAAGGCAGTGACTCGGAGtggagcgacgaggaccaAATtccaacctcctcgtccgaggacgggaccgcctcgcgcggccgctccctcccctcccaaTCTGGTCATTCTCTGCGTGGGCGCGACGTAACCGAGATCCCAATCTTCTGGGCCACGCCGCCAAGCACGCCTAACTCGGCCCGTTTTCCTGGTATTGGTAGCTTCACGCCAATTATGCGCAGCGCCTCTGGGTCCGGTGCGGAACGGTCGTCGAGAGCCCGCCTTCTTGAACTGGAGAGAcagagggagagggaatACGACCTTGAATTAGAAGAAGCGCGTCAGTTCCGGTACGCTCGGGAGACATCTCTCTCGCGcctctcatcctcgagcCGATCGCGACTCGGCACCGGCCACTCGCGTACCCGTTCCGACACGGTGTCACTCGGGGTCCTACAGCACCGCGCGATCCAGGGCGCCTTGGGGTTCATGGATCCTCGCATACGCCGCGCTTCAGAGGGCGGCTCGAGGGAGCCGTGGGCGCCGGATCCGGAACCAGCGCCAGAGGACGTCGTAGAAGAGAAATCAGAGTcagaggaagaggaagaggaagaggacacGCGCGCAAGTATGATGCGCTGTCTCCAGCTCGACTTGCGCGCTGTTGGCGGAGCATATCACCTCG ATAAGAGCGGCCTGGTGATGCGGTTCTCGGACCAGCTGcaccgcggcggcgtgcggATGCTCTAttcgtcgacgacgcatACGGCCAACATTCTCGTGGAGGGACGCGATGTCGCTCGCGCCGAACGCGCGCTCCGCCCCGACTAG